A segment of the Flavobacteriales bacterium genome:
ACGATGAAGCGAACCGGTTCCGCTTGATAGGGCGGTTCGCAACGAACAGTGTATATGCCCGGAGCCAGGTCTTGAACGCTCACTTCGCACCTCAGCCCTCGAATGTCAAAGGACTTCACTCGCTCTCCTCGGCTATCATGCAGCGTAATCCGAAGTGACCCATTCGTCGGTGCGTTGAGGTACAAAACATCGTCCGCTGGGTTTGGGTACACCTGTGTCCCTTGGGCCAATTCAGTAGTTGCAAGGCCAACTGGTAGCAATTGGATCTCGTATACGACCCAGGGTTCAACACCGTGGATGCCATCATCTGCTGCGAAGAAGAGCGAATAAGCTCCTCGACAAAGCTCATGGGGCGCTGACCCCTGCATTCCCGGATAAATATCCAACGTCAGCACGGTGGTAGCTGAGGTGCCCTCGCTACGCCAGAGTTCAAGCCCATGGGTCCCGTCGTCCGCGTCGAAGAACAAGACAAAGTCTGTAGCCTCCATGGCAGTGGTGGAACTTCCAATGGGACCAGGATTGATATCCTTCACAAGAGTGGTGCCTGCTTCCGTGCCATCGCTCTTCCACAACTCCGGTCCCGAGGTCCCGTCATCGGCGATGAAATAGAGGATCCCATCCATCATTGAAGTGGTGAGCAAATGAGGTGTCGAACTTGCGCTTCCAGGCCAGATATCCTTCACCATCATAGTACCCGGTCCGGTCCCGTCGCTGGACCATAGTTCGACCCCTGCGCCACCGATCTCCTCGGCAACGAAGAAGAGCGTGCCGTTCATATTCACGAGTTCATCGCCGTTGTCCACTGGTGAAACGAATACGGTCCCGGATTCTGTACCATCGGTTTTCCACAATCCGTTCCCTCCCGCGCCATCGTCGGCCAGAAAGAAGAGCAAACCATTGACCATGGTCAGGCCATGGGGTCCGGACCCATCCGGTCCAGGCCGGATGTCCTTCACCAATATGGTACCGGCTTCCGTGCCATCGGTGACCCAGAGCTCGTCACCATTCACTGGTTCCGATGCCCTGAAATAGAGCCTTTCGGTAGAGGTGTTCACCGCATAGTCCCGGTCATCATTGGACAAGCTGCTCCCTCCCGGGCCTGGATTGATATCCATTAGCAGCTGGGTGCCCGGAGGTGTGCCGTCGCTTTTCCAGAGTTCCTCGCCATTCACACCATCATCGACACGGAAGATCAATGGCCCACTTCCTAACCGCATCAATTTGTCCGGGTTGGAACTCACGGCGCCAGGGATGATATCCTTCAACAATCCTGTCGCCATCCACAGTTCCCGGCCCTGAAGGTCGCTGGTAGCCGCATAGAACAGGCCATTGGGGCTGCCAGTTGCGGTAACGAAATGGTCGGGTCCTGGGCCGCTTCCGGGGATGTCCGCATACAACGTCGTGCCAACCTCCGTGCCATCGCTCATCCACGCATCGTTACCGGTAATGCCGTTGTTCGCGCTGAAGATTAGCTGTGTCGTGCCCGGTGTTAAAAAGGCCGAAGGGCCAGAACTCACCGGTCCCGGAGCAATGTCCTTGATCAGCATCGGTGTTTGTGCCATTGTCAGCGCTTCGACCGCGACGAGGGGCACGAGGAGGATGTGTCGTATTTGCATTCTGTTGGTGCTGTTATTGTTCACTTGCCGTAGTGAATGTAGTCGCTTTTTATAAATGATCCTTATGCCCACGCTGCATTGGCGGTGCTCGACGACCAGTGTGGGCAGGTCGGCATCCTTGGTCCGCCGTACGGCAGATGTGCTCAATCAACTCGGGGGCTTCCAGGGCAATGCTCGTGGAGAGGGTCCGCAGGTTGTGGAACTGCTCCCAGTCGCGCTCCTTACGGAAGGCCAGCAGTTCATCGCGCAATTGGTCGCTGATCATGGGTGGTAAGTTCTGTTATCCAACAAAGCGTTCCGTAAGGTGCCAGCGCAGGAACTCGGGGTCGGGCCGCTGGCTGTCCAGTTTGGGGATCACGGCCAGCGGCTGGTCGTGCAAGCGGTAGCGCGAGGGCAACTCAGCACTACCCTTTGGGCTGCACGAGGGTCTTTCACGCCCATACTTCGTTGCTCGAACCTCACATAGCCACCGGCTATGCTCGGATCTCGCGCCTCGTCTGGTCGCGAAATCCCGCTCGTTCGCTTCCAAAAGCAGTGCTGAGATGCCCTCTGGCCTTGCCGTTGAAGTACTGCTCCTGGATGCGGTCGCTCACCCGCACCCGCAGTTCGGGCGTCACGGTCACCAGCCCGGCATCGAAGAGCTTGTGGAAGTCGGAGCGCAGCAACATGCCGCGGACGCCAACCCAAGGTCACCCTTCGGGCTGCGCGAGGGCCTTTCACGACCATGCTGCGTTGCTCGTCCATCACGTAGCCAGCGGCTACGCTCAGGACTTCGCGCCTTGCCTGGCCGCGAAATCCCTCTCGCTCGCTTCCAAAAGCGACCTTGGGATGGCGTCTGGAGATGCGGTGCGGCCCTTCCAACTCGTACGGCCGTATGTGTGCCGCCTCCAGCACCGGGAAGGTCGATTCGCCCGTGATGGCGCAACGCTTGGAGTAGGCCTCACTCACCAGCACCCGGAAGGCGCCCTGCCCCAAGCGGCTGCGCGTGAGGAAGAGTTCGCCGTAGCGCGGTCCGCCGTATTCCGCTGCCGGTTCGGCCACGAGGTCTTGGACGGCTGTGTCCTGCAAGCGCAATTGCACTTCATTCCAGAGCCACGCGCCTTCGGTGGTCTCGGTATCGAAGGTCTTGCCCTGCACCACCGACTTGGGCCACGTCGGCAATTCTATCCACCGTTCCCTCGGAAAGAAGAACGGCTGCACCAGCACATTGCAACCCATCTCCAGTGGTCCCTTGGGCAGCTTCCGGTATTCGCGGATCTTCCGGTCGAAGTCGCGGAACGTGGGCATACCGTTCTTCTCCCCGAACGCATCCCACGCCATTTCCAACGGAAGCGATGAGTACTGCACGAAGAAGCCGCCACCCGCGATGTGGTTGTTCGGAGCCTTCAGTTTGAACAGGAACGGCGTGCCCGCTGGCAGGCCCGTGAAGTAAGGCCCCGGCGATGGCCGCCAGAAGTTCACTTCATCCAAGCCGCGCGCAGCGAGGAAGGGGAACCATTCGTTGTCGGTGACGCCGGCCCAGAATTTCATCTTCTCAAAGGAAGGTGATCAACGTTGATGGATCGCAACGGAGCTTACTTTGTCACCTCGCCGATCGCCAAGAAGATCGGCAGCGTGTGATGGGATACATCGAGGAGATCAATACGTTGTTGGTGCCGCGCCACACCGAGGAGGCCGTGGTGCTGGACCTGTTCGCGGGCTGCGGTGGCTTGGCCTTGGGCTTCGAGGCCGCTGGCTACAAGACCATCGGCTTCGAGATGAACCCCGGCTCTGGGGCCGGGGCAGGCTCGGCGGCCGCCAGCTACCGCCACAACTTGGGCAGCGAGTGCTATGCCGTGAAGCAGGCTTGCCGCAGAGGAAAGTGACATTTCCAGCCGGGAGGTCGGCTTCGACTTTCCGCAGGCCGATATCGTGATCGGTGGTCCACCGTGCCAGCCCAAGCGCGTCGGGTAACGGGGGCCATGTACATCACCACGACACCCGCTTACCTTTGAACTCATGAGCACTTCGCCGGATATCCTTTCACGCATCACCACCGATCCGCACATCTGCCATGGCAAGGCGGTGGTGCGCGGCATGCGCTGGCCGGTGCAGAACGTGCTGGAACTGATGGCCAGTGGTATGAGTACCGAGGAGATCATTCGCGACCATCCCGAACTGGAGCCCGATGACTTCCTGGCATGCCTCGCTTTCGCAGCGAAGGTCACCGAAGTGAAATCCATCCATCGCGCGGCGCAGTGAACTGGCTGGTCGATAGCCAGCTACCGCACCAATTGGCCACGGCGCTCAAGCAGCGAGGCCATCATGCGGTGCATGCGTCCGAACTTCGAGCGGGCCACCTGAGTTCGGACGACGCGATCATCGAACAAGCAGACCGCGAGGGCGCTGTAGTCGTTACAAAGGATGCCGACTTTATCGCCGCCTATGAGGTGAAGGGCGAGCCCATGCGGCTCCTCTATGTGACCACCGGCAACATCCGCAACTCCGAGCTGATCTTCATCTTCATGAACTATCTCGACCTCATCTGCGAGGCACTGAAGGATGGAGGGCTGGTGGAACTGGACCGCAACGGCATTACAGTACGATGAATACCACAGCGACCCGCTCAGCCCCGGGTCGGGACTCGGGGCAGGGTCTTTACGTTCCGCATCCGGCTATGGTGCTCAGCCGTGCGGCGGGCACATCCCGAGCGAAGCGAAGGGACGTTGATCCGCCCAAAGGACCGGTGCTGCTGAACTATGGATTGGACGAGTGCAGGTTCGTGAAGCCGGTGTATCCGGGCATGACGATCCAGGTGCGCTTTACGGTCAAAGAGAAAGTCGATCAGGAAAAGAGAACACCTGAAGACGTTGCCAAAGGCATTGTGAAATTCCTGGTTGATGTCTTTGATGAGACGGGCGAGACTGTTGCAATCGCAACCATTCTCACAATGGTCAAGAAGTTGGATCAGAGCTAACGAAGCGCTTCAGTATGGGCCTGCTACGCTAGTTCCTTCCATGAATCATCTGGAGCAGTGATCCCTTCTGGCGAGTTGAAGAATGCACGCATGAAACGCGTGCCATAGAGCACCGCGATACCGCCGTAGATCAGTGTAATAACGATTACCCCGGTTCCCAGCGCGATCCAGTTCGGCAAGTCGGGTGATGCCTCCATGAACCCTCGGTAGTAGCTGATCACCTTGACCGGGACACTGATCACCAGTAGTGCTCGGAACAGTATCACAGCACGTTTAATACGGCGAGCGGTGCTGAAAGCGACAAAGAGGACGATGACTGACAGTATCTCGTGGAGCATCAAGGTGATAAAATTGAGATCGCCGGGAACAATGCCCACGGGAGCCGAATGACTTGCCTTGAACTCGGAGAAGTGCTGGATCAAGTATCCTGCCTGCTTAACGGAATAGGTATGCATGACGATGATCAGGACCAGCACAACTGCATGCACGACTTTGGCGGCGGTGTGGCGGCCTTTATCTTGCGCATAGTTCCGGAACAAGTAAAAGGCTGTTAGTGCGAGGAAAATGAAGGTGAGGGTCATCGGCACCAATTTAGTTGGCAAGTGCGCTTCACGGTGAAGGCGTTTTCGTCCCGATCTTTCGGGAAGAAGGTGGATCAGGAGAAACGCACGCCGGAGGATGTGGCGAAGGGGATCGTGAAGTTCCTGGTGGATGTGTTCGATGAGACCGGGGAGACGGTGGCGATCGCGACGATCTTGACGATGGTGAAGAAACTGAATCAGAACTAAGCATGCGCCTCCACCTTGCCCTAGCATTTCTCTTGTTCAGCTCGTTGGTCTCGGCCCAAGGTCCGACCCTCAAGTCGCTTATTGCACAGACCAGCTGCTTGGATACCGCATGCATGAGCAGCTACGCACGCCGCTTCGATTGGTGTTTGAAGCGAAAGGACGAAGTCGAGGCGTTCTGGACCTCATGCGATGCGATCGCGAAGGGTGATTCTCTGCGCATTGCGCAAGAAGACGGACTGATGTTCGTCAGGAAGGTGAAGGAAGATGGAAGTACATCCTATGGCTATGCTATTGTGACCGGAGATAGGAGGTACGCCAGAAAACTTGCGAAGGAGTTTAAGCAACTCGACCTTGTTGAGTCGGAACGCTTTGGTGGAGATGTCATCTACACCGACGCCAAGAATCCGAGCCTCCAATTGATGAGGCAGGAAACTGCCACACTAGCTCAGAACAAGTTGACACCGGTCTGGGTCTTCGTGGTCAAGAGAAAAGCAACTTGACACCGGTGCTCAATTACGGCATCGAGGAATGCCGCTTCCTCAAGCCGGTCTACCTTGGCTCGACCATCCAGGTGCGCTTCACGGTGAAGGAGAAGGTGGACCAGGAGAAGCGGACGCAGGAGGATGTGGCGAAGGGGAAAGCCTGCCCCGGGCCACGCCCCGGGGTGAAGTTCCTAGTGGATGTGTTCGATGAGACGGGGGAGACGGTGGCGATCGCGACGATCTTGACGATGGTGAAGAAGATCGATCAGAGCCTATGACCGGTCACGATCAGCTGCTGAAAGGTTTGGGCGTGCCCCGCCTCAAATGCAGCCGGGGTCCGGCTTTCCGCTGCAAATCCGCACTCGTCGTTCTGCAAGCTCCCCCAGGATCAGATGCGAGGAACCAAGAAGCGGTGCTGACGGGAGAAGCGATCGAGAAGCGCAGGAAGCGAAGCCAAATGGTTCTTCGGCTTAATGGTCGATTATCCAGCTTGGTGGGCGGACCCTGCGGCGCCAAGTTCAGGCATGCAGTTGAGCACGACGGTGCGTGCTTGTCACTGAGCATGCCTTCCAGGGGAAGCGGCTCCAAGGCGGCATACGAGCTGCGCGATCAACTCCCGGGTCGCCGCTACTTCCCGATCAAGCTATCGGCATCCTCCGCCGGCACGATGTTGCCGTTCACGGAGCCCACGACGAAGGCATCGGTGAATCCTTTCAGCTTGATGGCCTCGAGCGCATCAGCGGCCTCCTGGCGCTCCACGAAGCTGCCGTAGTAATAGCGCACTGTGTTCTCGCCGCTCACGGGCTCCACGTCGCCGAGGCCGAGCAGCTTATCCATGGCGTCCATGGGCACGTTGCCGGCGAAGGTGGCCACTTGGATGCGGTAGCGGATCTTATCCCGTGCCACACTGCCGGTAGTCGCGGTGGTGCGCAGGTCCTCCGTACCGGTGACGCGCGCGCCGGCTTCCTTCATGCTCACGCGCCTGCCTTCGCGGAAGGCCACGAGGAAGGCGCCCTCGAAGCCGTCGAGGAGCATCTGCACGCGGTGGTTGGCGGCGGGGTTCACCTGCTTGAATGAGCCGGTGTAGTAGCGGGTGAGTCCATCGTCGCCCTGGATCACCACCAGGTCCTTGATCTTGGAGAAGATGTTCTTCGAGAGCTTGTTGCGGAAGGCACCGAGCTGCACGCGGATGATCACGTCGCGGCTGTCGTCGCCGGCGCCCATGCCGGTCATCTTGGCGCGCTCAGCAGCGCTCTCGGCGCTCACGTCGATGAGCTGGCCGCCCTCTTCGGCCATCACTTCGCTGGTGATGCCCATGCCCTTGAGTTCCAGTTCGCGGCGCAGCGCTTCGGGGATCGCATCGAAGCTGCCCACCACATAGAAGGTGGTATCGCCGCGCTCGATGGTGCGCACGTCGGGGATGCTGAGGATCTTCTGGATCAGCTCTTCGCTGATGCCCTCGGTGTGGGTGCCCACCTTCACCACATAGACGCGCTTCACGGGCGGCTTGGCGGGCTTGCTGCCGCCCACGCTCTCCACGCGCGAGGCCACCATGTTCACATTGCCGCTATCCTTCCACGCGAGCCACGATTTGAGCAGGGCCTCGTCGGTGATGGTCACGCCGCGGCCATCGACCAGGGCGCCGGGCGCTGAGTTGAGCTCATCGTCGCGGTCGTCGGGCACGCCATCGCCATCGCCATCGAGCGCGCAGCCCTTGGCGTCCACCTTCACCCCGGGCGGGGTGCCGGGGCATGCGTCGGCGAAGTCCTTCACGCCGTCGCCGTCCTCATCGTCGGTGAGCACGATGGCATCGAGCTGATCGCTGTTGAGCGGGGTCTGGAAGCGCGTCTTCTTGGGTTTGCGCGACATCGGGATGGTGTAGCCGATGCTGAAGCCGCTGTAGAGGAAGCGGTCGTTGCCGGAGCTGCCCGCGCGCTCGTCGAGGCTCTTGGCGGTGATGCCGTCGATGAGGTCGGTGGTGGTGAAGTGCATGGTGGCGCCGATGCGCAGGTCGATGCCGTGGCCGATGTCCATGCGCGCGCCCACGCCCACGGGGATGGCGAAGGCCTGCTCGCGGTACTTGCCGAAGCCGTCGCGGTCCAGTTCGCGCACATCGCTCTCGTAGGTGTAGTCGCGCTGGATCTCCACGGCGCTCGCGGCGTTGGGCGCATCCTCGGCGATGTCGCGGATGGTGCCATCGCTCCAGTAGTTGTAGCGGCGGCCCTGCGCGTCGTAGAGGTCGGTCTTGGTGAGGAACTCCACGCTCTCGAAGCCCACGGTGAGGAAGGGCTCCACCACGCGCGCGCGGTTCACCAGCGGCTGGAAGTTGTAGCGTAGGCGGAGGCCGCCCACGGTGATGCGCGAATCGAAGTTGTGGTTGCGCGTGTAGTCGCGCTCGTTCACGCCCAAGCGGCCGTGTATGGCGTAGAGGTCGGCCTCGAGCCAGCGGGTGAGCGGTGCCGAGGCGCGCACTTCGTAGCCGAGGCGGGTCACCATCGGATCGCCGCCCTGGTGCTGATTGCCCACATCGCCATAGAAGCTGAGCATGCCGGCGCCGAAGCCGATGGTGGGCCGTAGCCAGGGTTCGGGAACAGCAGCCGGAGCAGCGGGCGCTGGCGTGGCAGCGACGGCTGGTGGCAAAGGGTCGGTGGCGACGGGTGCCGTGGTGCTATCGGCCCCAGCAGGCACCGCAGTGGAATCGAACTGGCTGAATGCGGTTGCCGGGAGCAGCAGGACCAGCGCGACGAAGCGGGAACGAGGGGAGAGGACCTGCAGTTCGCGGCGCATGGCCAAGGGTTATTGCACCCAGCGCTGGTTGCTGATGGCGAGCGCTTCCTGCACGGTGATGCGGTCGCCGTTGTTGTACGCGGTGACGAAGGGGCCGGGGAAGTTGTGGCCGGCCTGCACATAGCTCACGCGCTGGTCGCGGGCGTCCTTGTATTCGGCATAGCTGCCGGTCACGTACTTGATCCACCCTTGGTGGCGCTCGATGCTGAAGTCGCCGCTGTATTGGTGGCGGGCCTTGAAGTACGATTTGCCCACTTCGCGGTGCGCAGCGGTGATCTGCACCTTGTAGGTGACGCCCTTCTCCGGTGCGGGCACGCGCGGGGTCACGCGCTGGGCTTCGGCCTCTTGCGCCGCTTGCTTGCGCGCGCGCTCGGCTTCGGCGGCGCTGGCCTTGGCGGAGGCCTCGGCTTCAGCCTTCGCCTTTAGTTCGGCCTCTTGCTTCAGCTTCAGCGCCAGGGCTGGGTCTTCAACGGGCTGCTGGCCCATGGTGCTGGGGTCCTGCGCCAAGGTCTCGAAGGCGCGCGCACCCACGAAGAATTTGCTGCTTCCCAGCACGGCCTTCTGGGTCTCATCGTTCAGCAGGTAGCCGAAGTCGCCGTCGATGGTGTACTCGCCATCGGGACGCTCGTTCGCGCGCAGCTTGTACACCACCTTCAATTCGCTGCTGGCGGGCAGGTTGAGCCATACGAACTTGGCGATGCGGCCCTGCGTGGTGAAGATGGCTTCGGCGCTGTTCTTCTCAATGGCCGTGAAGCCGTCCGGGACGACCTCCTGCAGTTTGCCGAAGCCGCGGATGCTGCCTTTGTTCACTACCACTTCCACAATCATCTCCTTCTCGGTGACCGGGGTGATGGTGCGCGCGCCGCTCACGCCGCCGGCCCCTTGCATGGGTGCGATCCCGCTGGCGTTGTCGATCACCGCAACGGGCACCTTGCCAATCGGGGCTGCGCCCGCGGCGCTCACGATGTCGTTGGCGGAGGCATCCTCCGGAAGGGCCTGCTCGATCACCGGCTCCGAGATGGCAACGGCTCCGGGCGCGCCGAGATCGACCGTTGAAGGAGAGAGCTCCTGCACCTTGCGTTCATTGCCCTCGATATAGCTGAAGCGGCCACCGATGCGCTGAACG
Coding sequences within it:
- a CDS encoding T9SS type A sorting domain-containing protein — encoded protein: MNNNSTNRMQIRHILLVPLVAVEALTMAQTPMLIKDIAPGPVSSGPSAFLTPGTTQLIFSANNGITGNDAWMSDGTEVGTTLYADIPGSGPGPDHFVTATGSPNGLFYAATSDLQGRELWMATGLLKDIIPGAVSSNPDKLMRLGSGPLIFRVDDGVNGEELWKSDGTPPGTQLLMDINPGPGGSSLSNDDRDYAVNTSTERLYFRASEPVNGDELWVTDGTEAGTILVKDIRPGPDGSGPHGLTMVNGLLFFLADDGAGGNGLWKTDGTESGTVFVSPVDNGDELVNMNGTLFFVAEEIGGAGVELWSSDGTGPGTMMVKDIWPGSASSTPHLLTTSMMDGILYFIADDGTSGPELWKSDGTEAGTTLVKDINPGPIGSSTTAMEATDFVLFFDADDGTHGLELWRSEGTSATTVLTLDIYPGMQGSAPHELCRGAYSLFFAADDGIHGVEPWVVYEIQLLPVGLATTELAQGTQVYPNPADDVLYLNAPTNGSLRITLHDSRGERVKSFDIRGLRCEVSVQDLAPGIYTVRCEPPYQAEPVRFIVQH
- a CDS encoding DUF5615 family PIN-like protein; the encoded protein is MNWLVDSQLPHQLATALKQRGHHAVHASELRAGHLSSDDAIIEQADREGAVVVTKDADFIAAYEVKGEPMRLLYVTTGNIRNSELIFIFMNYLDLICEALKDGGLVELDRNGITVR
- a CDS encoding DUF433 domain-containing protein; translated protein: MSTSPDILSRITTDPHICHGKAVVRGMRWPVQNVLELMASGMSTEEIIRDHPELEPDDFLACLAFAAKVTEVKSIHRAAQ